One region of Natronorubrum aibiense genomic DNA includes:
- a CDS encoding thiol-disulfide oxidoreductase DCC family protein, with protein sequence MSADTPVPTEDPIVLFDGVCNLCNGFVQFLVPRDTDEQFYFASLQSDVGKELLAEHDLPTDELESIVLIEGETCYVKSAAVIRIASILGGRYALLAPFRFVPRPIRDLVYDLVAANRYRLFGKKEQCMMPTGDVQQRFLE encoded by the coding sequence ATGAGCGCCGACACGCCGGTCCCTACCGAAGATCCGATCGTTCTCTTCGATGGCGTCTGTAATCTCTGTAACGGCTTCGTGCAGTTTCTAGTCCCACGAGACACGGACGAACAATTTTATTTCGCATCGCTGCAATCGGACGTCGGGAAGGAACTCCTGGCCGAACACGACCTGCCGACTGACGAACTCGAGTCGATCGTCCTCATCGAGGGCGAGACGTGTTACGTGAAGTCGGCGGCCGTGATCCGAATCGCTTCGATTCTCGGTGGTCGCTACGCACTGCTTGCCCCGTTTCGGTTCGTGCCACGGCCGATTCGGGATCTGGTGTACGATCTCGTCGCGGCCAACCGCTACCGGTTGTTCGGCAAAAAAGAGCAGTGCATGATGCCCACCGGCGACGTCCAGCAGCGTTTTCTCGAGTAG
- a CDS encoding BGTF surface domain-containing protein — protein sequence MTNDATYREKGRALFLAALMVMSVFAMSAAFAGGAAADDHADTTFTDASSTENALLWQGQEIAVGGYSEGDEVQLREDLGDDDDRLVTQLTANADGEIEFDTDDLDAGKYFIVDDSTDSPYDTFEVVEQSLDVEWDDSSVDNEGESETEIEFDSNRGTYNVNASADGLDVEDLKNIFANNDNTEFTVVDDNEEEDDDTVTLEDVEGTHVANFSDIDAGEYDFDFEVTDSTAEANDSIEVTEGEEAERSVEVNEAVDQGELAHMLVDTDGTDNSALQVGVHEDTNYEVGLDIDTSDYDDDEVIIQMNTYLAGQNGVSGEDDVFTAIDEDGDVEDDVTVNVEYANISDSTEDSTLPGLLGDGEYELTVGDDFTTVDNTEGEIDNEEDSAFLTLSERTENSDISTWTAPADDSLDDEEDFEDTTLTETDTIADGDKTIVNIEDLGHSAALEDAAESGEDISGDLADLGVTIGLEETNAGTNADPVYYNSSTGETEDGSEDNPYGLSLKSINDLDYDGENLYVVLDSDEDFSDDEQQYEVTYNVDEVDGNYIDDEDDEIEETHELAYEDAEFDWNVEDEDEVEISNATEITGETNVAPGTELDAKASSSGNFVEDNQSEVNADGIFAPTFDFSDAEPGTEFDLEERVLGDDVEDLVLVGGEEEAEADLDWNVNTDPAEPVAGDDVDVTVSAENLGDETGNASYEFIFGGDTLLEGDDVSLEGGESDSWSETVTAEEAGDYEWELKVDGEVEESGTLTVSEETTEDDGSSDDGSSDDGESEGTPGFGVAVAVVALLAAAMLALRRQN from the coding sequence ATGACAAACGACGCAACTTATCGCGAAAAGGGACGCGCACTGTTCCTGGCCGCGCTTATGGTAATGTCGGTGTTCGCCATGTCCGCAGCGTTTGCGGGCGGCGCAGCAGCCGATGACCATGCTGACACAACCTTTACCGACGCTAGTAGCACCGAAAACGCGTTGCTCTGGCAAGGACAAGAAATCGCTGTCGGTGGCTATTCCGAAGGCGACGAAGTCCAGCTCCGAGAAGATCTGGGCGATGACGACGATCGCCTTGTCACGCAACTGACCGCTAACGCAGACGGTGAAATCGAATTCGACACTGATGACCTCGATGCGGGCAAGTACTTCATTGTTGACGACAGTACGGACAGCCCGTACGACACCTTCGAAGTCGTCGAACAGAGCCTTGACGTCGAATGGGACGACAGCTCTGTAGATAACGAAGGCGAATCGGAGACTGAAATCGAGTTTGACTCCAACCGTGGAACCTACAACGTCAACGCCAGCGCCGACGGCCTCGACGTTGAGGATCTGAAAAACATCTTCGCGAACAACGACAACACCGAGTTCACCGTTGTCGATGATAACGAAGAAGAGGACGACGATACAGTCACCCTCGAGGACGTTGAGGGTACCCACGTCGCTAACTTCTCGGACATTGATGCCGGCGAATACGACTTCGACTTCGAAGTGACGGATTCGACCGCTGAAGCCAATGACTCGATCGAAGTGACTGAAGGCGAAGAAGCCGAGCGCTCGGTCGAGGTTAACGAAGCCGTCGACCAGGGCGAACTCGCACACATGCTCGTCGACACTGACGGCACTGACAACAGTGCCCTGCAAGTCGGTGTCCACGAAGATACCAACTACGAAGTTGGCCTTGACATCGACACCTCCGACTACGATGACGATGAAGTCATCATCCAGATGAACACCTACCTTGCAGGTCAAAATGGTGTTTCTGGTGAGGACGATGTCTTCACGGCCATCGACGAGGATGGTGACGTCGAAGATGACGTTACTGTGAACGTCGAGTACGCTAACATCTCTGACAGTACAGAAGACAGCACTCTCCCAGGTCTGCTCGGCGACGGTGAGTACGAGCTCACTGTTGGCGACGATTTCACCACGGTCGATAACACCGAAGGAGAAATTGACAACGAGGAAGACTCCGCGTTCCTGACGCTGTCCGAGCGGACCGAAAACAGCGACATCAGCACGTGGACGGCACCTGCTGACGACAGCCTCGACGACGAGGAAGACTTCGAGGACACCACGCTGACTGAGACGGACACCATCGCCGATGGTGACAAGACGATTGTCAACATCGAGGATCTCGGCCACAGCGCCGCACTCGAAGACGCTGCTGAGAGTGGCGAGGACATCAGCGGTGACCTCGCTGACCTTGGCGTGACGATCGGTCTTGAAGAAACCAACGCAGGAACCAACGCGGATCCTGTCTACTACAACAGCTCCACTGGTGAAACCGAAGACGGTAGCGAAGACAACCCGTACGGTCTCTCCCTAAAATCGATCAACGATCTCGATTACGATGGTGAGAACCTGTACGTTGTCCTGGACAGCGATGAAGACTTCAGTGACGACGAACAGCAGTACGAAGTGACCTACAACGTCGACGAAGTCGACGGCAACTACATCGACGACGAAGACGACGAGATCGAAGAAACCCACGAACTCGCATACGAAGACGCCGAATTCGACTGGAACGTCGAAGATGAAGACGAAGTCGAGATCTCGAACGCAACTGAGATCACGGGCGAGACGAACGTCGCACCCGGTACGGAACTCGACGCAAAGGCGAGTTCCTCGGGCAACTTCGTTGAGGACAACCAGTCCGAAGTCAACGCTGATGGCATCTTCGCGCCAACGTTCGACTTCAGTGACGCAGAACCCGGCACCGAATTCGACCTCGAAGAGCGTGTGCTCGGCGATGATGTCGAAGACCTCGTCCTCGTCGGAGGCGAAGAAGAAGCAGAAGCTGACCTCGACTGGAACGTTAACACCGACCCCGCCGAGCCTGTCGCCGGTGACGATGTTGACGTGACCGTCTCCGCCGAGAACCTCGGCGACGAGACCGGTAACGCATCCTACGAGTTCATCTTCGGTGGCGACACCCTGCTCGAGGGTGACGACGTCTCCCTCGAGGGTGGCGAGTCCGACTCGTGGAGCGAAACCGTGACGGCCGAAGAAGCCGGCGACTACGAGTGGGAGCTCAAGGTCGACGGTGAGGTCGAAGAATCCGGTACGCTGACCGTCTCCGAGGAGACGACTGAAGACGACGGCAGCTCCGACGACGGCAGCTCCGACGACGGCGAATCTGAAGGCACGCCCGGCTTCGGCGTCGCTGTCGCAGTCGTCGCTCTGCTCGCAGCCGCCATGCTGGCGCTCCGCCGCCAGAACTAA
- a CDS encoding ArsR family transcriptional regulator, which produces MADISAHSKADNEENPLERQRELMELLSQETRHSIIQALVGHPKILASAAEINHFIPSKSKKTVEEQLDVLVDADILAIYEYPPNKKKRGLPWKFYGFTEYGANILGDFNYLKGVPMARAVHQKTRKPEKIERHETAPRPPLPEPVRTTFRLDEETE; this is translated from the coding sequence ATGGCCGACATCTCTGCGCATTCGAAAGCCGACAACGAGGAAAACCCCTTAGAGCGACAGCGTGAGCTGATGGAGCTGCTGTCACAGGAAACTCGACACAGCATCATTCAGGCACTCGTGGGCCACCCGAAAATCCTCGCATCGGCGGCTGAAATCAACCATTTCATCCCGAGTAAATCGAAAAAGACCGTCGAAGAGCAGTTGGACGTACTCGTTGACGCGGACATCCTTGCGATCTACGAGTATCCCCCAAACAAGAAAAAACGCGGCTTGCCGTGGAAATTCTACGGCTTTACCGAGTATGGTGCCAATATCCTCGGGGACTTCAACTATCTCAAGGGCGTTCCAATGGCACGAGCCGTTCACCAGAAAACAAGAAAGCCCGAGAAAATTGAGCGACACGAAACAGCCCCACGACCGCCTCTCCCAGAACCGGTCCGTACGACGTTCCGACTTGACGAAGAAACAGAATAG
- a CDS encoding ATP-binding protein, whose translation MLYEQLNEPSNLGISSVFKSTSPTPTIEWLLVADGRSDTQIRYLVGTTDDTFLDDLEAILRTALPKTYELTHVDWHPRLVEQHLSASDEAPQYAAGIEYRGHTPLRKDWLTSLTSFEEQTTSTPNDTSHRVPLSILLETLSDADVPVIYQLVCRPFGDQRADTELYRADLENGVVTTADKALNFVFPNETKESQDRSALATSYRDRLADLETRALQRTFCLSARAVALTRGAQQNADTVVRRLENEFAHLGGPFHEIRGHVYTDQDLHTGTLPPASRLFEDLIDRTCHEPTYEATENRLPWNTHESAGIVATPDELPGFCFIDGAGLTTHGQRALRTRQSERTGLSLPSSHHLERYAGEGQALCMPLTEDRQPYGEPFVLPPSLQDRHLFVVGDTGSGKSVLTIGALGSNVEATAGPEILFDYKGSTTAEEYLQTHYAQYGTLEDVLYFDLTKTLPALSVFDIRPLLDAGLSREEARSRIAGHYEEILAGLLGKEQYHGAPESTKAIRNHLRALYDPVHGTDAVSHAELFEALQQTLSDRTPPPTSDERLTAYFDGLLERDRDVFNKVLGGAVGRVERIATDDRLAPLFDYVPSRHTDDETETSNQVASENGDDASPQFDFIDVIDDDTVVIFDFGGMEEQVKRALTLVLLSNLWTALKARTEASPTTQQLPLVNLYLEEAKDVAATQLVDTLLSQGRSFGLSVMLGVQFPGQLESPDPSNHTYEEALNEIGTFVVGNVSIGDELAKALATDDLPPGKVARRLAAIRHGEWLIRPAAAFGSPPPRPFLGRSLPAPDGHPASETPLTRDQRTQFTTAFELAELETWNEAGLRSNYELTPADANGNTREGTSNPNPTATESRSLRVDSLLPHTTRLPDCVTYDEVMDALCCEACDNRYDPTIDGMRRTIECCHTLDDVDSDDIPVCELSLKLTPDEREASEWTDRQLLFLQAVYNAQQLRYDPLEYDLLHDSMIRLQEYVGIETDEITPLLEADLLRHDTDHPHRLYTVSSAGRTEIGESYRQGVDYGHGIGDLEESSQHVFGIEVTRRYLEKAYADDPDSPVCEVIPYYDLGDDDNHRLDLAGTDADGEIIVTAEVERINNDVHRAVPDDYDKMAACDPEEAIWVVMKQADGHKVLSALTDPLEGDPRVEKTYAKTTPPQQFRIDTPGMTAVYPAEWLLDRTEAGEFPSRSE comes from the coding sequence ATGCTGTATGAACAACTGAACGAACCCTCAAATCTAGGCATCAGTTCGGTGTTCAAATCCACATCGCCGACACCAACCATCGAATGGCTGCTCGTTGCAGATGGCCGCTCAGACACACAGATCAGATATCTCGTTGGAACCACTGACGATACATTTCTCGACGATCTCGAGGCGATTCTTCGAACAGCCCTTCCAAAGACGTACGAACTAACACACGTCGACTGGCATCCACGATTGGTCGAGCAGCATCTCTCAGCCTCTGATGAAGCCCCCCAGTATGCTGCTGGCATCGAGTATCGCGGCCACACGCCCCTCCGAAAAGATTGGCTCACATCACTAACGTCATTTGAGGAGCAAACCACCTCGACTCCCAACGACACATCACATCGTGTCCCGCTTTCAATTCTTCTCGAGACGCTGTCCGATGCGGATGTTCCGGTGATCTACCAACTCGTCTGTCGGCCTTTTGGTGACCAGCGCGCGGACACAGAACTGTATCGAGCCGACCTTGAGAACGGTGTCGTCACGACAGCGGACAAAGCACTCAACTTCGTCTTCCCGAACGAAACCAAAGAAAGCCAAGATCGCAGCGCACTCGCGACGTCCTACCGTGATCGCCTTGCAGATCTCGAAACGCGAGCGCTTCAGCGGACGTTTTGTCTCTCCGCTCGAGCAGTGGCACTCACACGCGGAGCACAACAGAACGCAGACACAGTCGTTCGCAGACTTGAAAACGAGTTTGCTCACCTAGGCGGCCCATTTCACGAAATCCGCGGGCATGTCTATACTGATCAGGACCTCCACACAGGCACGCTTCCGCCAGCCAGTCGACTCTTTGAGGACCTCATTGACCGAACCTGTCACGAGCCAACATACGAAGCCACTGAAAACCGACTCCCATGGAACACACACGAAAGTGCTGGAATCGTCGCCACACCCGACGAACTCCCTGGATTTTGTTTCATCGACGGCGCTGGTCTTACCACACACGGCCAGCGAGCGCTGCGAACGCGCCAGTCAGAGCGAACCGGTCTCTCGCTTCCATCATCACACCACCTCGAGCGATACGCTGGCGAGGGACAAGCACTGTGTATGCCACTGACTGAAGATCGCCAGCCATACGGAGAGCCGTTTGTCTTACCGCCATCACTCCAAGATAGACACCTCTTCGTCGTCGGCGATACCGGCTCTGGGAAATCCGTCCTCACTATCGGTGCCCTGGGTTCTAACGTTGAAGCAACAGCAGGCCCAGAGATCCTGTTTGATTACAAAGGGAGTACAACTGCCGAAGAGTACCTCCAAACACATTACGCACAGTATGGCACCCTCGAGGACGTCCTGTATTTTGACCTCACAAAAACACTGCCAGCACTGTCGGTTTTCGATATTCGACCACTACTCGATGCCGGACTGTCACGCGAAGAGGCACGCTCGAGAATTGCAGGACACTACGAAGAGATCCTTGCCGGCTTGTTGGGAAAAGAACAGTACCACGGCGCGCCAGAGTCAACCAAAGCAATACGCAACCATCTTCGAGCGTTGTATGATCCAGTCCATGGTACCGATGCCGTCTCTCATGCAGAGCTCTTCGAGGCACTTCAACAGACGCTGAGCGATCGGACGCCACCTCCGACATCGGATGAACGACTCACCGCGTATTTCGATGGATTGCTCGAACGCGATCGAGACGTCTTCAACAAGGTGCTTGGTGGCGCTGTTGGGCGAGTCGAACGCATCGCGACTGATGACCGACTCGCCCCGTTATTTGATTACGTGCCCTCGAGGCACACAGACGATGAAACTGAAACTTCGAACCAAGTCGCGTCTGAGAACGGAGACGACGCGAGTCCGCAGTTCGATTTTATCGACGTCATTGACGACGACACGGTCGTTATCTTTGATTTCGGCGGCATGGAAGAGCAAGTCAAGCGTGCGCTCACGCTCGTCTTACTCTCGAATTTGTGGACTGCGTTGAAAGCCCGCACAGAAGCCTCGCCGACGACACAACAGCTACCGCTGGTCAACCTCTATCTCGAGGAAGCAAAAGACGTCGCAGCGACACAGCTAGTCGATACGTTACTCTCACAAGGGCGCTCGTTTGGCCTGTCGGTGATGCTTGGTGTCCAATTCCCCGGGCAACTTGAATCCCCTGACCCGTCGAATCACACGTACGAAGAAGCACTCAACGAAATCGGCACGTTCGTCGTCGGCAACGTCAGTATCGGAGACGAACTTGCGAAAGCGCTTGCGACTGACGACCTTCCACCTGGCAAGGTTGCAAGACGGCTTGCAGCGATTCGTCACGGGGAGTGGCTTATCCGCCCGGCTGCAGCGTTCGGTTCACCGCCACCACGGCCATTTCTCGGCCGGTCACTCCCTGCACCAGATGGCCATCCAGCAAGCGAGACACCGCTTACACGTGACCAACGAACGCAGTTTACAACAGCGTTCGAACTGGCCGAACTCGAGACCTGGAACGAAGCCGGTCTCCGATCGAACTACGAACTCACACCAGCCGATGCCAATGGGAATACGAGAGAGGGCACATCGAATCCCAATCCAACAGCCACTGAGAGTCGTTCTCTCCGGGTCGATTCGTTGCTTCCCCACACGACACGGTTGCCCGACTGTGTCACGTACGACGAAGTGATGGATGCACTGTGTTGTGAAGCCTGTGACAATCGCTACGATCCAACGATCGATGGGATGCGGCGCACAATCGAGTGTTGTCACACGCTTGATGACGTCGACTCCGATGATATCCCAGTCTGTGAACTCTCGCTCAAGCTCACACCGGACGAACGTGAGGCATCCGAGTGGACGGATCGCCAGCTACTCTTCCTTCAGGCGGTGTATAACGCCCAGCAACTTCGATACGATCCGCTCGAGTACGATCTCCTCCATGACTCGATGATCAGACTCCAAGAGTACGTTGGGATTGAAACCGACGAAATCACACCACTTCTCGAGGCAGATCTCTTACGACACGATACGGATCATCCACACCGGCTGTACACGGTTTCGTCTGCTGGCCGGACAGAAATCGGCGAGAGTTATCGACAGGGTGTCGACTACGGACATGGTATCGGCGATCTCGAAGAATCAAGCCAACACGTCTTCGGAATCGAAGTTACCAGACGATATCTCGAAAAAGCCTATGCTGACGATCCTGATTCGCCAGTTTGTGAGGTTATCCCGTACTATGATCTCGGTGACGATGATAACCACCGCCTCGACCTCGCAGGCACCGACGCCGATGGTGAGATTATCGTCACCGCAGAAGTCGAACGGATCAACAACGACGTTCACCGTGCAGTTCCTGACGACTACGACAAGATGGCCGCCTGTGATCCCGAGGAGGCAATTTGGGTCGTTATGAAGCAAGCTGACGGCCACAAGGTCCTCTCTGCGCTTACTGATCCACTCGAAGGCGATCCTCGAGTCGAGAAAACATACGCCAAAACGACACCACCACAACAGTTCCGTATTGATACCCCTGGTATGACTGCTGTCTATCCAGCGGAGTGGTTACTAGACCGAACGGAAGCTGGCGAATTCCCCAGTCGGAGTGAGTGA
- a CDS encoding pyridoxamine 5'-phosphate oxidase family protein yields MAEKFFASRGHGVLSLADSNDGHGFPISYGYDLEMEHCIIQFVLDSASHKQQSHKQQSHKQQSHKQQFLEASNTVTLTTYEYAADGTWQSAIATGSLVPLSSEAVANWAAAIFFTNAAYVETPVRQDSTDTEIKWYELEIESLTGRENLSDGRSETKLEPELEQ; encoded by the coding sequence ATGGCCGAGAAATTTTTCGCGAGTCGTGGCCACGGCGTGCTTTCACTTGCGGACAGTAACGATGGACATGGGTTTCCGATTTCGTATGGGTATGACCTGGAGATGGAACATTGTATCATACAGTTCGTGCTTGACTCAGCGAGTCACAAACAGCAAAGTCACAAACAGCAAAGTCACAAACAGCAAAGTCACAAACAGCAGTTTCTCGAGGCGAGCAACACTGTCACGTTGACGACCTACGAGTACGCCGCTGACGGTACGTGGCAGAGTGCGATCGCCACCGGATCGTTGGTTCCGCTCTCGAGTGAAGCCGTTGCAAACTGGGCTGCAGCGATCTTTTTTACGAACGCTGCGTATGTTGAGACACCCGTCAGACAGGACTCGACTGACACGGAGATCAAATGGTATGAACTCGAGATTGAATCCCTCACCGGGCGCGAAAATCTCAGTGATGGGAGGTCAGAGACGAAACTCGAACCTGAACTCGAGCAGTGA
- a CDS encoding undecaprenyl-diphosphate phosphatase, with product MWLERPIDWELVVAVLAGIVQGIVEWLPVSSQGNLSLFLTLVGTSPEHALQLALFLQLGTTLSSTLYYREDIAESLAAVPEWRPRTAFTGPNAVTTFVVVACVATGLIGLPIYFLAIDFASELSGGLFIAAIGLLLVATGVVQLASESVELADRAEPTLRDAVLVGAFQGLSILPGVSRSGITTSVLLFRSYQAPSAFRLSFLLSIPAGLGAGALTFATEGGIPGVGLEAATLALATSAVVGYAMIGLLMRVVERIPFWIVCFGLGGLAIVGGGIVTLLTA from the coding sequence ATGTGGCTGGAACGACCGATCGACTGGGAGCTCGTCGTGGCCGTGCTGGCCGGGATCGTTCAGGGAATCGTCGAGTGGTTGCCCGTCTCCTCACAGGGAAATCTCTCGCTGTTTCTGACACTCGTCGGAACGTCGCCAGAGCACGCCCTCCAGCTGGCGCTGTTCTTGCAACTGGGGACGACGCTCTCCTCGACGCTGTACTACCGCGAGGACATCGCCGAGAGTCTCGCGGCGGTGCCCGAGTGGCGACCCCGGACGGCGTTTACGGGGCCGAACGCGGTGACGACGTTCGTCGTCGTGGCGTGTGTGGCGACAGGACTGATCGGATTGCCGATCTACTTTCTGGCCATCGACTTCGCGAGCGAGTTGAGCGGCGGACTGTTCATCGCGGCGATCGGCCTCTTGCTCGTTGCGACCGGCGTCGTTCAACTGGCCTCGGAGTCCGTCGAACTCGCCGACAGGGCCGAGCCGACGCTGCGGGACGCTGTGCTCGTGGGCGCGTTCCAGGGCCTGTCGATCCTGCCTGGCGTTTCTCGATCCGGAATTACCACGAGCGTGTTGCTCTTCCGGTCCTACCAGGCCCCCTCGGCGTTCCGACTCTCGTTTCTGCTGTCGATTCCGGCCGGACTCGGCGCCGGCGCGCTGACGTTCGCGACCGAAGGTGGGATTCCGGGTGTCGGCCTCGAGGCCGCGACTCTTGCGCTCGCGACGAGCGCGGTCGTCGGCTATGCGATGATCGGCCTCCTGATGCGGGTCGTCGAGCGGATTCCGTTCTGGATCGTCTGCTTCGGCCTCGGCGGACTGGCAATCGTCGGCGGCGGCATCGTGACGCTGCTGACGGCGTGA
- the fer gene encoding ferredoxin Fer: MPTVEYLNYEVLDDQGWEMDDDDLFDQAADAGLDEEDYGSLEVAEGEYILEAAEAQGYDWPFSCRAGACANCAAIVYEGEIEMDMQQILSDEEVEDKNVRLTCIGSAETDEVQIVYNAKHLDYLQNRVI; this comes from the coding sequence ATGCCCACGGTAGAATACCTCAACTACGAAGTACTGGACGACCAGGGCTGGGAAATGGACGACGACGACCTCTTCGATCAAGCTGCCGACGCCGGCCTCGACGAAGAGGACTACGGCTCCCTCGAAGTCGCCGAAGGCGAGTACATCCTCGAGGCCGCTGAGGCCCAGGGCTACGACTGGCCCTTCTCGTGCCGTGCAGGCGCCTGTGCGAACTGTGCCGCGATCGTCTACGAAGGCGAGATCGAAATGGACATGCAGCAGATCCTCTCGGACGAGGAAGTCGAGGACAAAAACGTCCGTCTGACCTGCATCGGTTCCGCAGAGACCGATGAGGTTCAGATCGTCTACAACGCGAAACACCTCGACTACCTGCAGAACCGCGTCATTTAA
- a CDS encoding inorganic phosphate transporter yields the protein MTEVLLIVGLLVSVFVGYNIGGATTGPAFGPAVGANVITKLMAATLMSIFFFVGAITIGPQVVETLGGELVEDTAIFTLRSNVAVLFFIGGALFVGNYAGVPASTSMTAVGAIAALGLATGELNLAVLGEIVVWWIVAPIIGFWVAGIVGRYFYPRINAWVAIEGNREGREMVTIDRTGLVPRLQFGENANRREITGALVVVGIGCLMAFSSGTSNIANAIAPIYGTGDVEMVPLILIGSAAVAVGCFTIARRTLDTLGNDITNLPLTAAIVVAIISSGIVIGLSWIGIPASFVVIATMSIIGLGWGRATRTTTLSEVRAGEETRVSVGALTAEAEGERSPEIGEEEPEDIPKASDLFDPSTTARVILMQNVVPILSTVGAFLTFRFLPIFGF from the coding sequence GTGACAGAAGTACTGCTTATCGTGGGGCTTCTCGTTTCGGTATTCGTAGGCTACAATATTGGAGGCGCAACGACAGGACCCGCGTTCGGGCCAGCCGTCGGTGCCAATGTGATCACAAAATTGATGGCTGCGACACTGATGTCGATTTTCTTTTTCGTCGGTGCGATCACCATCGGTCCGCAGGTCGTCGAAACCCTCGGCGGAGAGCTCGTCGAGGACACCGCCATCTTCACCCTGCGCTCGAACGTCGCCGTCCTCTTTTTCATCGGCGGGGCGTTGTTCGTGGGCAACTATGCCGGTGTCCCCGCCTCGACTTCGATGACCGCGGTGGGAGCGATCGCTGCCCTCGGACTCGCAACCGGCGAACTCAATCTCGCGGTGCTGGGCGAGATCGTCGTCTGGTGGATTGTTGCCCCAATCATCGGATTCTGGGTGGCCGGCATCGTCGGTCGTTACTTTTACCCGCGGATCAATGCGTGGGTCGCTATCGAGGGTAACCGGGAGGGGCGCGAGATGGTCACGATCGACCGCACGGGCCTCGTTCCGCGACTGCAGTTCGGAGAGAATGCCAACCGACGCGAGATCACGGGCGCGCTGGTCGTCGTCGGCATCGGCTGTCTGATGGCCTTTTCTTCCGGGACGAGCAACATCGCGAACGCAATCGCGCCGATCTACGGCACCGGCGATGTCGAGATGGTGCCCCTGATCCTGATCGGCTCGGCAGCCGTCGCCGTCGGCTGTTTCACGATCGCCCGTCGTACCCTCGATACGCTCGGTAACGACATCACGAACCTCCCGCTAACCGCTGCGATCGTCGTCGCGATCATCAGTTCGGGGATCGTCATCGGGCTCTCGTGGATCGGGATTCCAGCGAGTTTCGTCGTCATCGCGACGATGAGCATCATCGGACTGGGCTGGGGGCGCGCAACCCGGACGACGACGCTGTCAGAGGTCAGGGCCGGCGAAGAGACCCGCGTCTCCGTCGGTGCCCTGACCGCCGAAGCGGAGGGCGAACGCTCACCAGAGATCGGCGAGGAAGAGCCCGAAGACATCCCGAAAGCCTCCGATCTCTTCGACCCCTCGACGACCGCTCGTGTCATCCTGATGCAAAACGTCGTCCCGATCCTCTCGACCGTCGGGGCGTTTCTCACCTTCCGATTCCTTCCGATCTTCGGCTTCTAG
- a CDS encoding DUF485 domain-containing protein, with protein sequence MLNPVRVDAAVDLAYGALIALSILLIMVLGTNVGIAFGIGVFASYVIHVVWKMARFDPDWMTRAVQESVEESVGETVEETVGETVEKQVGETVEETVGETVEKTVGETVEKQVGETVEETVGETVEKTVGETVEKQVGETVEETVGETVEKQVGETVEETVGETVEETVGETVEETVGETVEKQVGETVEETVGETVEEAIERTVGEQLNEMQAEVKAVDERIDRRPREDEIEELIDRSTDDDQTERTDDN encoded by the coding sequence GTGCTGAATCCGGTCCGAGTCGACGCGGCCGTCGACCTTGCCTATGGGGCATTGATTGCGCTCTCGATCCTGCTGATCATGGTTCTCGGCACGAACGTTGGAATCGCGTTCGGGATCGGTGTGTTTGCCTCGTACGTCATCCACGTCGTCTGGAAGATGGCACGCTTCGATCCCGATTGGATGACCAGGGCCGTCCAGGAATCGGTCGAGGAGAGCGTGGGCGAAACCGTCGAAGAGACTGTGGGCGAAACCGTCGAGAAACAGGTCGGAGAGACCGTCGAAGAGACAGTAGGTGAAACCGTCGAGAAGACGGTGGGCGAGACCGTCGAGAAACAGGTCGGAGAGACTGTTGAGGAAACGGTGGGCGAGACCGTCGAGAAGACGGTGGGCGAGACCGTCGAGAAACAGGTCGGAGAGACTGTTGAGGAAACGGTGGGCGAGACCGTCGAGAAACAGGTCGGAGAGACTGTTGAGGAAACGGTAGGCGAGACTGTCGAGGAAACGGTAGGCGAGACTGTCGAGGAAACGGTGGGCGAGACCGTCGAGAAACAGGTTGGAGAGACTGTCGAGGAGACGGTGGGCGAAACCGTCGAAGAGGCCATCGAACGAACCGTCGGAGAACAGCTCAACGAGATGCAAGCGGAGGTCAAAGCCGTCGACGAGCGCATCGATCGCCGTCCTCGCGAGGACGAAATCGAGGAGTTGATCGATAGATCTACTGACGACGATCAGACGGAGCGCACCGACGACAACTGA